From Bradyrhizobium sp. sBnM-33:
GTCGGTCTCAAGAACGCTCGCGACAAGCACCACGAGAATCGGGATCAGAAAGAACGGCACGATCACCAGCATCAGCGGCGCAACGTATAGCCATGAAACCCAATTTTGCCGCGACATCGCGTGTAGCCTGCCCCGATCTTGTCCGATGCTTCGGAGTTATGCATTCAGTGTGCCAACGCGGGTTAGCGCATCGGCACATCCGCTTTCGGATCAGGCCACCTTGAAGTCATTCCACCGCTTGTTCATGTAAGCGGCTTCGTCCATCAGGGTATTCCAGCAGGAGATGTTCTTGACGCGATCCAGGAACGACCCGCCGTCCCGCTTGGTGCCGGCCTTTTCCATCGGCACGCCGTAGGGATCGTTGATGACGGATGGCGCCGGCTTGCCGTCGTACCAGAAGTCCCACTCGGCCGCGGTCAGGAACTTCTTTGCTGTCGACGGGACCGGGCTGTAATAGCCGTAGCGTCCGACAAAGCCACCCTGCCAGCCCGAAAGGTACCAGTTGAGATACTCATAGGCGGCGTCGAGCTTCTTGCCTGACAGATGCTTCATCAAGCCCATGCCGTTGCACCAGCCGCGATAGCCTTCCTTGCCATTCTTGACGTTGACCGGCGCATAGACGCATGGAATTTCCTTGACCCGCACCGCGGCGACCGCCGGCGACCACATCGACTGGATCACCACCTCGCCCGCTGCCATGAGCTGGACTGACTGATCGAAGGTGGTCCACGTTGCGCGGAACTGTCCGGCCTTCTTCAACTCGATCAGCTTTTCGCAGGTGAAGTCGATCTCCTGCTTGGTCATGTTTCCCTTGTTGCCGTATTTGATCAGACCGGCGCTTTCGAAACACAGGGCCGCATCCATGATGCCGATGGCGGGAACGTCGAGGATCGCGGCTTTGCCCTTGAATTTCGGGTCGATCAAATCCTTCCACTCGGTGACCTCGTGCCCGACGAGATCCGGACGGTAACCGATCGAATCGGCATTGTAGACCTGAGGCAGGAAGGTCGCCCATTCCGTGACACCGTCATGCAGCTCGGTCGCGTTCGGCTTGGCGATATACATCGCCTCATAGGGCGAAATGCCCTGCCGCGGGATCTTGTGGCCGTCGATCTCTCCCTTGGTGAAGATCGGCAGAATATTATCGAATTCCTTGATCTTCTTGACTTCGATGCCTTGGATCACCGAACGCTTCGCCGCCAGCTTGGCTTGCCATCCCTCGAGGTCGGCGATGTCGACGGAGTCAGGCTGGCTGATGAAGCGGTTGATCGCGGCTGACGTATCCAGGTTCTGCATCGTCACCTTGAAGCCGAGGTCCTTGGCGGCCTGGTCGCCGATCGCCTTGACCACCGAATAGGACACGCCGACATGGCGCAGTTCGATGTCCTTGATTTCCTGCGCCCAGATCGTTGGAAAGCCGCGGACGGCATCGGAGCCGATCGCGGCCCCCGCTACAGCGGCGCTCGCCTTGAGAAGAGAGCGCCTGGACAAGCCTTTCTTTCCTGTCGAGCGCTTCGCCGAAGATGGCTTGCAATCCGCCTTGTCAGCTTCAGACATGATAATCTCCGCCCCGTGTTGATGAACCAGCGTCTGCGTCCGACCGCTTCACTTGCGCAAGCCGCGTCGATGCGTGCAGGTAACGGGAGAGAATTCAGCTTGTAAAATTGGAAGTAACAATGCGCGGCATAAGTCGCGCTAATGAATCTGCGCCTGGACGCCTCGCATTCCGCGCGCAACGAGTGCCAAGTTCACGCACACCGATCATCGGCTGTGCTCGCTGGCATAATCGGCATTGTCATGCACTTCGAGATCTTGCGAGAACGCGTCAGGTGCTGCGCTCAGTATTGAGAGCGCCGAAAACCGATCTTGCGCTACAATGTCAGACCGGGCAGATCGAGCCCGTTGGCGCGGGCACATGCAATCGCGCTTTCATAGCCAGCGTCGGCATGACGCATGACGCCTGATGCCGGATCGTTCCACAACACGCGTTCAAGGCGGCGGGCCGCCTCCGGGGTGCCGTCCGCGACAATGACCATGCCGGCGTGTTGCGAATAGCCGATCCCGACGCCGCCGCCATGATGGAGCGAGACCCAGGTGGCGCCGCTGGCACAATTGAGCAGCGCGTTGAGCAGCGGCCAGTCGGAGACGGCATCCGAGCCGTCGCGCATCGCTTCGGTTTCGCGGTTCGGGCTCGCAACGG
This genomic window contains:
- a CDS encoding PotD/PotF family extracellular solute-binding protein — its product is MSEADKADCKPSSAKRSTGKKGLSRRSLLKASAAVAGAAIGSDAVRGFPTIWAQEIKDIELRHVGVSYSVVKAIGDQAAKDLGFKVTMQNLDTSAAINRFISQPDSVDIADLEGWQAKLAAKRSVIQGIEVKKIKEFDNILPIFTKGEIDGHKIPRQGISPYEAMYIAKPNATELHDGVTEWATFLPQVYNADSIGYRPDLVGHEVTEWKDLIDPKFKGKAAILDVPAIGIMDAALCFESAGLIKYGNKGNMTKQEIDFTCEKLIELKKAGQFRATWTTFDQSVQLMAAGEVVIQSMWSPAVAAVRVKEIPCVYAPVNVKNGKEGYRGWCNGMGLMKHLSGKKLDAAYEYLNWYLSGWQGGFVGRYGYYSPVPSTAKKFLTAAEWDFWYDGKPAPSVINDPYGVPMEKAGTKRDGGSFLDRVKNISCWNTLMDEAAYMNKRWNDFKVA